The nucleotide window aaagttaatcACGATTAACAAAGACATGCTCTACATAGTCATTCCATTGCCAAAAAAATTACCCGGACATATACAATACAAAGTTttagattttcaaaataaaagcttcaaaagctttaaagctaaAAACTTTCGATATGGTTCGTGTACTAGTACAAccctaaacaaataaagaaacatATTCGCAGACAAAATTATTGTGTACAAAAAAGCTTAAAGCACACGCAAAAGCACGTGTACAAAATAAAGCTTGGAAATTGGTGCCgcgcaattacaacaaaaactcaaTTGATACAGAATATACGGTAAAGAAATGTAGCGGTTTAGCATAGACaactttttctttctttgcCATCATCATCGACCGTACGCATATCTGTCTCCTTAATAACCGACTCCTCCGTTTGGCAATAATCACGATTCGGTTTGACACAATTATTGGCGCGATCATACAAACCCAGAAAGGTCTTACAATTCGAACAATGCAGATATTCTCGATTGTCGTTGGGCAGCAGAAAGGGTAGAAAGCAGAATGGCCAACAGCCGAGTATGCAGGCGGCGCAGCAGGAATTGTTTGAGCTGCGTTCGGTTTGTGTGCGTATGAGCGGACGTCGATTGGCGCCGCATTTCGGGCAATATATGGTACCATTGGCCGGGCGCCACTTCTCAATCGAGGTGCGGTAGAGACTGCGACTGGGCTTCTCATTATATGTCGGCGAAGATGGCGTATGCACCGTGTAGCGACGTGTGTAGACCTGGCTCGTGCCGTTACTCTGATCCGGACGCAAATCACATTCGGACATATCCCGTTTGTCAGCATTATCAACTGGCATTTTAAAGATACCTTTGGTTAGATTCAAGTCTAGCACAGTCAAATAATGCTTGAGTACTCACCGCGATGCGAGCGTATGCGCATGCGTTCACGCGAAGATTCGGAACGCGGTTGAAAGTTCTCATAGTCATCCACACCTTTGCTGGCGCCGCGTTCAAACATATTGGGCGTCTTATCGTTGAGCGTCTCGTGCGGCACGACTATGTTGCCGGCGGCTTCGCGCATAGATTTCATATCGTTTTTATCGCTTTCAATGATTTCTATTTCGGGATGATCGGTGCGTATGTGTTCGAGTAGCGCGTTGGTGTCGTAGCGTGAACACTCGAgaattttgttgcatttcaaaCAACGCACATAATGCGTCTTAACCGATTCGGGTGAGTCCATCGTACATTTTTAATgcttatttttcatttgttagGTTTCTCAcagaaatatgaatatactaACAATCAAagactttaaaaaattatctgCACAGCCTAGGccacaaattttgtatttcactaattttcgtaattttttagcACCGAAATTTTTTTGACACGTTATagcttttggttttgttttaaagtGTAATGGATTGGGGTTTAAAACGAATTTTCTTCGGGTGAAgagtaagaaaaattaaatattacaaatattttgcgttaaatttttttctttatactgTTGCTAATTGTCAGAGTGACTTACAGTTGTAGTTTTGAAAGGTCTCCACGAATATTGTAGGGTTTACTatgttctatttttatttaaatatcttatatgtaacaagtaaggaagggctaagttcgggtgtaaccgaacattttatactctcgcaatttatttatttaactttat belongs to Zeugodacus cucurbitae isolate PBARC_wt_2022May chromosome 6, idZeuCucr1.2, whole genome shotgun sequence and includes:
- the LOC105209912 gene encoding uncharacterized protein LOC105209912 isoform X2 encodes the protein MDSPESVKTHYVRCLKCNKILECSRYDTNALLEHIRTDHPEIEIIESDKNDMKSMREAAGNIVVPHETLNDKTPNMFERGASKGVDDYENFQPRSESSRERMRIRSHRVDNADKRDMSECDLRPDQSNGTSQVYTRRYTVHTPSSPTYNEKPSRSLYRTSIEKWRPANGTIYCPKCGANRRPLIRTQTERSSNNSCCAACILGCWPFCFLPFLLPNDNREYLHCSNCKTFLGLYDRANNCVKPNRDYCQTEESVIKETDMRTVDDDGKERKSCLC
- the LOC105209912 gene encoding uncharacterized protein LOC105209912 isoform X1 produces the protein MDSPESVKTHYVRCLKCNKILECSRYDTNALLEHIRTDHPEIEIIESDKNDMKSMREAAGNIVVPHETLNDKTPNMFERGASKGVDDYENFQPRSESSRERMRIRSHRGIFKMPVDNADKRDMSECDLRPDQSNGTSQVYTRRYTVHTPSSPTYNEKPSRSLYRTSIEKWRPANGTIYCPKCGANRRPLIRTQTERSSNNSCCAACILGCWPFCFLPFLLPNDNREYLHCSNCKTFLGLYDRANNCVKPNRDYCQTEESVIKETDMRTVDDDGKERKSCLC